From Panicum hallii strain FIL2 chromosome 2, PHallii_v3.1, whole genome shotgun sequence, a single genomic window includes:
- the LOC112883399 gene encoding uncharacterized protein LOC112883399 isoform X3: MATAAAAATAASTSLRPPCASQRRLAQSLPRRWCWGIPVRSAGGSAFRAERRRRSTLLCAADKAPEESLKKTIEVDRLIDTLRDANPRELDQIVIENVLSFDAGFWVRLAARIDLCKSDDDKKDYEELAENVMNIVDRLVHKTDQKIEQSTDVLKAIISPAMHEGDVKWPPKEPDTLKLMEKEIARREQEGQLDEGFLSEVSAQLRQVKQDGDKPGLQAMLQKVLQLYASKSLQKRSYAYKGGQVVVPEKFLESVIQAPENEWNKVLLDGLTVGKGDVSPDDLYAVISKRIERVLIRTEGGSYQQRILVEYLKEIQARAEEVVKVLQGPTI; the protein is encoded by the exons atggccacggccgccgccgccgccaccgcggccTCTACGTCGCTCCGCCCTCCGTGTGCATCCCAGCGTCGCCTGGCG CAGAGTCTGCCGCGTCGGTGGTGTTGGGGGATCCCGGTGCGGTCCGCCGGGGGGAGTGCATTCCGTGCGGAGCGGCGGAGGCG GAGCACTCTGTTATGCGCAGCTGATAAAGCTCCTGAAGAATCCCTCAAGAAGACCATTGAAGTGGACAGGCTGATTGATACGCTGAGGGATGCAAATCCTAGAGAG CTTGATCAAATTGTGATTGAAAATGTTCTGTCATTCGACGCTGGTTTCTGGGTTCGGCTGGCAGCAAGAATTGATCTCTGTAAATCGGATGATGATAAA AAAGATTATGAAGAGTTGGCTGAAAATGTCATGAACATTGTTGACCGGCTTGTTCACAAGACTGAT CAAAAGATTGAACAGTCAACTGATGTGCTGAAGGCTATCATTAGTCCTGCCATGCATGAAGGAGATGTGAAGTGGCCACCAAAAGAACCAGACACACTCAAATTGATGGAGAAA GAAATAGCACGCCGAGAACAGGAAGGACAGCTCGATGAAGGATTTCTGTCAGAAGTTAGTGCTCAGTTGAGGCAA GTTAAACAAGATGGAGATAAGCCAGGGCTTCAAGCTATGCTACAAAAGGTGTTGCAGTTATATGCTTCCAAATCTCTTCAAAAACGTAGTTACGCGTACAAAG GGGGGCAAGTTGTAGTTCCTGAAAAGTTTCTTGAATCCGTAATACAGG CGCCTGAGAATGAGTGGAACAAGGTGTTGCTTGACGGACTTACTGTAGGAAAAGGAGACGTTTCACCAGATGATCTTTATGCTGTTATTAGCAAGAGAATTGAGCGAGTCTTGATTCGCACG GAAGGTGGTTCTTACCAGCAACGCATACTTGTGGAGTATCTAAAAGAGATACAAGCTAGAGCTGAGGAAGTTGTCAAAGTGCTTCAAGGACCAACTATTTAA
- the LOC112883399 gene encoding uncharacterized protein LOC112883399 isoform X4, translating to MATAAAAATAASTSLRPPCASQRRLASLPRRWCWGIPVRSAGGSAFRAERRRRSTLLCAADKAPEESLKKTIEVDRLIDTLRDANPRELDQIVIENVLSFDAGFWVRLAARIDLCKSDDDKKDYEELAENVMNIVDRLVHKTDQKIEQSTDVLKAIISPAMHEGDVKWPPKEPDTLKLMEKEIARREQEGQLDEGFLSEVSAQLRQVKQDGDKPGLQAMLQKVLQLYASKSLQKRSYAYKGGQVVVPEKFLESVIQAPENEWNKVLLDGLTVGKGDVSPDDLYAVISKRIERVLIRTEGGSYQQRILVEYLKEIQARAEEVVKVLQGPTI from the exons atggccacggccgccgccgccgccaccgcggccTCTACGTCGCTCCGCCCTCCGTGTGCATCCCAGCGTCGCCTGGCG AGTCTGCCGCGTCGGTGGTGTTGGGGGATCCCGGTGCGGTCCGCCGGGGGGAGTGCATTCCGTGCGGAGCGGCGGAGGCG GAGCACTCTGTTATGCGCAGCTGATAAAGCTCCTGAAGAATCCCTCAAGAAGACCATTGAAGTGGACAGGCTGATTGATACGCTGAGGGATGCAAATCCTAGAGAG CTTGATCAAATTGTGATTGAAAATGTTCTGTCATTCGACGCTGGTTTCTGGGTTCGGCTGGCAGCAAGAATTGATCTCTGTAAATCGGATGATGATAAA AAAGATTATGAAGAGTTGGCTGAAAATGTCATGAACATTGTTGACCGGCTTGTTCACAAGACTGAT CAAAAGATTGAACAGTCAACTGATGTGCTGAAGGCTATCATTAGTCCTGCCATGCATGAAGGAGATGTGAAGTGGCCACCAAAAGAACCAGACACACTCAAATTGATGGAGAAA GAAATAGCACGCCGAGAACAGGAAGGACAGCTCGATGAAGGATTTCTGTCAGAAGTTAGTGCTCAGTTGAGGCAA GTTAAACAAGATGGAGATAAGCCAGGGCTTCAAGCTATGCTACAAAAGGTGTTGCAGTTATATGCTTCCAAATCTCTTCAAAAACGTAGTTACGCGTACAAAG GGGGGCAAGTTGTAGTTCCTGAAAAGTTTCTTGAATCCGTAATACAGG CGCCTGAGAATGAGTGGAACAAGGTGTTGCTTGACGGACTTACTGTAGGAAAAGGAGACGTTTCACCAGATGATCTTTATGCTGTTATTAGCAAGAGAATTGAGCGAGTCTTGATTCGCACG GAAGGTGGTTCTTACCAGCAACGCATACTTGTGGAGTATCTAAAAGAGATACAAGCTAGAGCTGAGGAAGTTGTCAAAGTGCTTCAAGGACCAACTATTTAA
- the LOC112883399 gene encoding uncharacterized protein LOC112883399 isoform X1, translating into MATAAAAATAASTSLRPPCASQRRLAQSLPRRWCWGIPVRSAGGSAFRAERRRRSTLLCAADKAPEESLKKTIEVDRLIDTLRDANPRELDQIVIENVLSFDAGFWVRLAARIDLCKSDDDKKDYEELAENVMNIVDRLVHKTDQKIEQSTDVLKAIISPAMHEGDVKWPPKEPDTLKLMEKEIARREQEGQLDEGFLSEVSAQLRQVKQDGDKPGLQAMLQKVLQLYASKSLQKRSYAYKGGQVVVPEKFLESVIQAPENEWNKVLLDGLTVGKGDVSPDDLYAVISKRIERVLIRTVGSTNILFLQGCVLSPRTVKLLFLSLCSTGRWFLPATHTCGVSKRDTS; encoded by the exons atggccacggccgccgccgccgccaccgcggccTCTACGTCGCTCCGCCCTCCGTGTGCATCCCAGCGTCGCCTGGCG CAGAGTCTGCCGCGTCGGTGGTGTTGGGGGATCCCGGTGCGGTCCGCCGGGGGGAGTGCATTCCGTGCGGAGCGGCGGAGGCG GAGCACTCTGTTATGCGCAGCTGATAAAGCTCCTGAAGAATCCCTCAAGAAGACCATTGAAGTGGACAGGCTGATTGATACGCTGAGGGATGCAAATCCTAGAGAG CTTGATCAAATTGTGATTGAAAATGTTCTGTCATTCGACGCTGGTTTCTGGGTTCGGCTGGCAGCAAGAATTGATCTCTGTAAATCGGATGATGATAAA AAAGATTATGAAGAGTTGGCTGAAAATGTCATGAACATTGTTGACCGGCTTGTTCACAAGACTGAT CAAAAGATTGAACAGTCAACTGATGTGCTGAAGGCTATCATTAGTCCTGCCATGCATGAAGGAGATGTGAAGTGGCCACCAAAAGAACCAGACACACTCAAATTGATGGAGAAA GAAATAGCACGCCGAGAACAGGAAGGACAGCTCGATGAAGGATTTCTGTCAGAAGTTAGTGCTCAGTTGAGGCAA GTTAAACAAGATGGAGATAAGCCAGGGCTTCAAGCTATGCTACAAAAGGTGTTGCAGTTATATGCTTCCAAATCTCTTCAAAAACGTAGTTACGCGTACAAAG GGGGGCAAGTTGTAGTTCCTGAAAAGTTTCTTGAATCCGTAATACAGG CGCCTGAGAATGAGTGGAACAAGGTGTTGCTTGACGGACTTACTGTAGGAAAAGGAGACGTTTCACCAGATGATCTTTATGCTGTTATTAGCAAGAGAATTGAGCGAGTCTTGATTCGCACGGTGGGATCAACAAACATCTTGTTTCTACAGGGCTGTGTCTTGTCTCCTCGCACTGTAAAACTTTTGTTCCTTTCTCTGTGTTCAACAGGAAGGTGGTTCTTACCAGCAACGCATACTTGTGGAGTATCTAAAAGAGATACAAGCTAG
- the LOC112883399 gene encoding uncharacterized protein LOC112883399 isoform X2 produces MATAAAAATAASTSLRPPCASQRRLASLPRRWCWGIPVRSAGGSAFRAERRRRSTLLCAADKAPEESLKKTIEVDRLIDTLRDANPRELDQIVIENVLSFDAGFWVRLAARIDLCKSDDDKKDYEELAENVMNIVDRLVHKTDQKIEQSTDVLKAIISPAMHEGDVKWPPKEPDTLKLMEKEIARREQEGQLDEGFLSEVSAQLRQVKQDGDKPGLQAMLQKVLQLYASKSLQKRSYAYKGGQVVVPEKFLESVIQAPENEWNKVLLDGLTVGKGDVSPDDLYAVISKRIERVLIRTVGSTNILFLQGCVLSPRTVKLLFLSLCSTGRWFLPATHTCGVSKRDTS; encoded by the exons atggccacggccgccgccgccgccaccgcggccTCTACGTCGCTCCGCCCTCCGTGTGCATCCCAGCGTCGCCTGGCG AGTCTGCCGCGTCGGTGGTGTTGGGGGATCCCGGTGCGGTCCGCCGGGGGGAGTGCATTCCGTGCGGAGCGGCGGAGGCG GAGCACTCTGTTATGCGCAGCTGATAAAGCTCCTGAAGAATCCCTCAAGAAGACCATTGAAGTGGACAGGCTGATTGATACGCTGAGGGATGCAAATCCTAGAGAG CTTGATCAAATTGTGATTGAAAATGTTCTGTCATTCGACGCTGGTTTCTGGGTTCGGCTGGCAGCAAGAATTGATCTCTGTAAATCGGATGATGATAAA AAAGATTATGAAGAGTTGGCTGAAAATGTCATGAACATTGTTGACCGGCTTGTTCACAAGACTGAT CAAAAGATTGAACAGTCAACTGATGTGCTGAAGGCTATCATTAGTCCTGCCATGCATGAAGGAGATGTGAAGTGGCCACCAAAAGAACCAGACACACTCAAATTGATGGAGAAA GAAATAGCACGCCGAGAACAGGAAGGACAGCTCGATGAAGGATTTCTGTCAGAAGTTAGTGCTCAGTTGAGGCAA GTTAAACAAGATGGAGATAAGCCAGGGCTTCAAGCTATGCTACAAAAGGTGTTGCAGTTATATGCTTCCAAATCTCTTCAAAAACGTAGTTACGCGTACAAAG GGGGGCAAGTTGTAGTTCCTGAAAAGTTTCTTGAATCCGTAATACAGG CGCCTGAGAATGAGTGGAACAAGGTGTTGCTTGACGGACTTACTGTAGGAAAAGGAGACGTTTCACCAGATGATCTTTATGCTGTTATTAGCAAGAGAATTGAGCGAGTCTTGATTCGCACGGTGGGATCAACAAACATCTTGTTTCTACAGGGCTGTGTCTTGTCTCCTCGCACTGTAAAACTTTTGTTCCTTTCTCTGTGTTCAACAGGAAGGTGGTTCTTACCAGCAACGCATACTTGTGGAGTATCTAAAAGAGATACAAGCTAG
- the LOC112883399 gene encoding uncharacterized protein LOC112883399 isoform X5 yields the protein MATAAAAATAASTSLRPPCASQRRLAQSLPRRWCWGIPVRSAGGSAFRAERRRRSTLLCAADKAPEESLKKTIEVDRLIDTLRDANPREKDYEELAENVMNIVDRLVHKTDQKIEQSTDVLKAIISPAMHEGDVKWPPKEPDTLKLMEKEIARREQEGQLDEGFLSEVSAQLRQVKQDGDKPGLQAMLQKVLQLYASKSLQKRSYAYKGGQVVVPEKFLESVIQAPENEWNKVLLDGLTVGKGDVSPDDLYAVISKRIERVLIRTVGSTNILFLQGCVLSPRTVKLLFLSLCSTGRWFLPATHTCGVSKRDTS from the exons atggccacggccgccgccgccgccaccgcggccTCTACGTCGCTCCGCCCTCCGTGTGCATCCCAGCGTCGCCTGGCG CAGAGTCTGCCGCGTCGGTGGTGTTGGGGGATCCCGGTGCGGTCCGCCGGGGGGAGTGCATTCCGTGCGGAGCGGCGGAGGCG GAGCACTCTGTTATGCGCAGCTGATAAAGCTCCTGAAGAATCCCTCAAGAAGACCATTGAAGTGGACAGGCTGATTGATACGCTGAGGGATGCAAATCCTAGAGAG AAAGATTATGAAGAGTTGGCTGAAAATGTCATGAACATTGTTGACCGGCTTGTTCACAAGACTGAT CAAAAGATTGAACAGTCAACTGATGTGCTGAAGGCTATCATTAGTCCTGCCATGCATGAAGGAGATGTGAAGTGGCCACCAAAAGAACCAGACACACTCAAATTGATGGAGAAA GAAATAGCACGCCGAGAACAGGAAGGACAGCTCGATGAAGGATTTCTGTCAGAAGTTAGTGCTCAGTTGAGGCAA GTTAAACAAGATGGAGATAAGCCAGGGCTTCAAGCTATGCTACAAAAGGTGTTGCAGTTATATGCTTCCAAATCTCTTCAAAAACGTAGTTACGCGTACAAAG GGGGGCAAGTTGTAGTTCCTGAAAAGTTTCTTGAATCCGTAATACAGG CGCCTGAGAATGAGTGGAACAAGGTGTTGCTTGACGGACTTACTGTAGGAAAAGGAGACGTTTCACCAGATGATCTTTATGCTGTTATTAGCAAGAGAATTGAGCGAGTCTTGATTCGCACGGTGGGATCAACAAACATCTTGTTTCTACAGGGCTGTGTCTTGTCTCCTCGCACTGTAAAACTTTTGTTCCTTTCTCTGTGTTCAACAGGAAGGTGGTTCTTACCAGCAACGCATACTTGTGGAGTATCTAAAAGAGATACAAGCTAG
- the LOC112881176 gene encoding protein MEI2-like 6: protein MPSSQPLCSEAKPYVPLATCVGPPPVALLPSPGIFPQPVPYPYQAPPPQAGFLGSLPGCWGIPLGPGGVGIQGAFPHPAWAPPMPPPHGAIATPAGTPCTMARAMSQGVGAQPSRSVRTGRVPGARPPPPRLDVPPRLQRPAAPRPGAPTASRFAKHAAAGGHAAAKEDPASRGAKDPVAGEEAVANEPSPRSVLVATSPPISPTTSLPSSFPLPCLPPATAALAPPTEPPKSAEHGTGSMPAGPPKMRRRRGPRRAQPAPRDEVRRGVMKPRLLFDPASKRTTLMIRHLPNDFTKQRLMSIIDEHCFIENEKIAPGGVKSEYDFLYVPIDFRTLANKGYAFVNLTSPDAARRLWEHLHSHRWEVRRCGKTCAVDYGAVQGLDRLVDHFARSSFECDSEELLPVRFEPPRDGTRPAQGVAHVVGGLRRRS from the exons ATGCCGTCCTCCCAACCCCTCTGTTCTGAGGCCAAGCCCTACGTCCCGCTCGCGACGTGCGTAGGCCCTCCTCCGGTGGCCCTGCTTCCATCGCCGGGCATCTTCCCGCAGCCGGTCCCGTACCCGTACCAGGCCCCGCCTCCGCAGGCGGGGTTCCTGGGCAGTTTACCGGGCTGCTGGGGCATCCCGCTGGGCCCCGGCGGCGTGGGGATACAGGGCGCGTTCCCTCACCCTGCCTGGGCGCCGCccatgccgccgccgcacggAGCTATTGCCACGCCGGCGGGGACGCCCTGCACAATGGCGAGGGCTATGTCGCAGGGCGTCGGCGCGCAGCCTTCGCGCTCCGTGCGCACCGGGCGTGTTCCCGgtgcccggccgccgccgccgcgtctcGACGTGCCGCCACGGTtgcagcggccggcggcgccgcgTCCGGGGGCTCCCACAGCGTCCCGCTTCGCGAAGCACGCTGCTGCAGGAGGCCACGCGGCCGCGAAGGAGGATCCAGCGTCCCGCGGCGCCAAGGACCCTGTGGCCggagaggaggcggtggctaaCGAGCCGTCCCCGCGGTCGGTGCTCGTTGCCACGAGCCCGCCGATCTCGCCGACGACGTCCCTTCCGTCGTCGTTCCCGCTGCCGTGCCTGCCTCCGGCGACCGCGGCCCTAGCCCCGCCAACGGAGCCTCCCAAGAGCGCCGAGCACGGTACAGGTAGCATGCCTGCCGGACCGCCGAAgatgaggcggcggcgcgggcctcgTCGTGCGCAGCCGGCTCCCCGAGACGAAGTGCGGCGCGGCGTCATGAAGCCCCGGCTGTTGTTCGATCCCGCTTCCAAGCGCACCACTCTAATGATCCGCCACCTACCCAATGATTTCAC GAAGCAGAGGCTGATGTCCATCATCGATGAGCACTGCTTTATCGAGAACGAGAAGATCGCGCCTGGCGGGGTGAAGTCGGAATACGACTTCCTCTACGTGCCAATCGATTTCCG GACCTTGGCCAACAAGGGCTACGCGTTCGTGAACCTGACGTCGCCGGACGCGGCGCGCCGGCTCTGGGAGCACCTCCACAGTCACCGCTGGGAGGTAAGGCGCTGCGGCAAGACCTGTGCCGTCGACTACGGAGCCGTGCAG GGGCTTGACAGGTTGGTGGATCACTTCGCCCGGTCGTCCTTCGAGTGCGACAGCGAGGAGCTCTTGCCGGTGCGGTTCGAGCCGCCGCGGGACGGCACCCGGCCGGCTCAGGGTGTGGCTCATGTCGTCGGCGGCCTGCGACGCCGCTCGTAG
- the LOC112882851 gene encoding protein SHI RELATED SEQUENCE 1-like, with the protein MAGFPLGGGGHSHSHSRDAPAPSVPPVHPSDAAAAASFLYAARAGAGLQLWQQHEQQQQQHPFYGSNIIRFSDDPPGAAPSLTGAASSSSSRGTRGGGGSGGGGGVSCQDCGNQAKKDCAHQRCRTCCKSRGFSCSTHVKSTWVPAAKRRERQQQLAVLAASAAATTAGAGPSRDPTKRPRARLSVATPTTSSGDQQMVTVAERFPREVSSEAVFRCVRLGPVDQAEAEVAYQTTVSIGGHVFKGILHDVGPHSLGTPGGSGGAIEYHFRHAGDGSPPSTAAAGDVGGGGVANVIVSSAVVMDPYPTPGPYGAFPAGAAFFHGHPRQ; encoded by the exons ATGGCGGGGTTCCCTCTAGGCGGAGGAGGCCACAGTCACAGCCACAGCCGCGACGCCCCCGCGCCGTCCGTCCCGCCGGTGCACCCCTCcgacgcagccgccgccgcgtccttcCTCTacgccgcgcgcgcgggggccGGGCTGCAGCTATGGCAGCAGCAcgagcagcaacagcagcagcacccGTTCTACGGCTCCAACATCATCCGCTTCTCCGATGACCCGCCCGGCGCCGCTCCCTCGCTCACGGGCGCCgcgtcctcgtcctcgtcgcGCGGCACCCGGGGCGgcgggggaagcggcggcggcggcggggtcagcTGCCAGGACTGCGGCAACCAGGCCAAGAAGGACTGCGCGCACCAGCGCTGCCGCACCTGCTGCAAGAGCCGCGGCTTCAGCTGCAGCACCCACGTTAAGTCCACCTGGGTCCCCGCCGCCAAGAGGCGCgagcgccagcagcagctcgCCGTGCTtgcggcctccgccgccgccaccaccgcggGCGCCGGCCCGTCCCGCGACCCCACCaagcgcccgcgcgcgcgtctCTCTGTCGCCACCCCCACCACATCCTCGG GGGATCAGCAGATGGTCACGGTGGCCGAGAGGTTCCCGCGGGAGGTGAGCTCGGAGGCGGTGTTCCGGTGCGTGCGGCTGGGGCCGGTCGACCAGGCCGAGGCGGAGGTCGCGTACCAGACCACCGTCAGCATCGGCGGCCACGTGTTCAAGGGCATCCTTCACGACGTCGGCCCTCACAGCCTGGGGACtcccggcggcagcggcggcgccatcGAGTACCACTTCCGCCACGCCGGGGACGGGTCACCGCCCAGCACGGCCGCCGCTGGCGACgtaggcggcggtggcgtggcCAATGTCATCGTATCATCGGCTGTGGTGATGGACCCGTACCCGACGCCCGGTCCCTACGGCGCGTTCCCGGCCGGCGCCGCGTTCTTCCACGGCCACCCGAGGCAGTGA